A window of Flavobacterium flavigenum contains these coding sequences:
- a CDS encoding MutS-related protein: MDYYKNRFSHYTDLLNKTSKKFNTISLLRILSIFIFLFLMFYYIKKDEVIYLIGALLFFAGFVFLMRIHSRLSFQKKLLTVLLKVNKNEISFLKREKLPFENGFEFNDFHHPYAYDLDIFGEHSLFQNLNRTATFIGKKTLANQLLKLNSNEIIIQNQEAIKELASKTDWRQEFNALGIVSHDSKDCYDSLMHWKSFRNNSLPKVLNVLSIVLPTLFLGLLTAYFITSKTILLSYVTYIFIANLIVLGRVTKRIQSEIANADNIDKIIKQYGLLVEKIEQEKFESKKLIDLQSQLIFKNTSAGSHLKQLSELFSRMDTISNLVTATLFNGSFLFNLHVLRALLKWKHNYADQLEKWIDVIGEFESLSSLANLAYNNPDFVFPEINSEYKIEFKSLSHPLLNPVSRVGNDTHFYPESFMILTGSNMSGKSTFIRSLGINMVLGGIGSVVCASEAKIHPLPVLVSMRLSDSLADSESYFFAEIKRLKQIMDALEEKPAFVLLDEILRGTNSDDKRNGTIEVVKKVIAKKAIGAIATHDIEVCLTTNEYPETLTNQCFEVEIKDNDLHFDYKLREGICKNKSATFLMQKMGVI; encoded by the coding sequence ATGGACTATTACAAAAACAGGTTTTCCCATTATACAGATTTATTAAACAAAACGAGCAAAAAGTTTAACACCATCAGTCTTCTAAGGATTTTAAGTATTTTTATTTTTTTGTTTCTGATGTTTTATTACATCAAAAAAGATGAAGTTATATACCTAATTGGTGCGTTATTGTTTTTTGCTGGTTTTGTCTTTTTAATGCGCATTCATTCGCGTTTATCTTTCCAGAAAAAACTTTTAACAGTGCTTTTAAAAGTCAATAAAAACGAAATTTCTTTCCTAAAAAGAGAAAAACTTCCTTTTGAAAATGGTTTTGAGTTCAATGATTTTCATCATCCCTATGCCTACGATCTGGATATCTTTGGAGAACATTCTTTATTTCAGAATTTAAACAGAACGGCAACTTTTATAGGTAAAAAGACATTGGCAAATCAATTGTTGAAATTGAATTCTAATGAAATTATAATTCAAAATCAGGAAGCAATAAAAGAACTTGCATCAAAAACAGACTGGCGTCAGGAATTCAACGCATTGGGAATTGTCAGTCATGACAGTAAAGATTGTTATGATTCATTAATGCACTGGAAATCATTTAGAAATAATTCATTACCTAAAGTTTTGAATGTGTTGTCAATTGTTTTGCCAACGTTGTTTTTAGGTTTACTGACAGCTTATTTTATTACTTCAAAAACGATTCTGCTCTCCTATGTGACTTATATATTTATTGCGAATCTGATTGTTTTAGGAAGGGTAACGAAACGTATTCAGTCTGAAATCGCCAACGCAGATAATATCGATAAAATCATCAAACAATATGGTCTTTTGGTTGAGAAGATTGAACAGGAAAAATTTGAGTCTAAAAAACTAATTGATTTACAAAGCCAGCTAATTTTTAAAAATACATCAGCCGGTTCACATTTAAAACAGCTTTCAGAATTGTTTTCCCGTATGGATACAATTAGCAATCTTGTGACTGCTACACTTTTTAACGGAAGCTTTTTATTCAATCTTCATGTGTTAAGGGCACTTTTGAAGTGGAAACATAATTATGCTGACCAGCTTGAAAAATGGATTGATGTAATAGGGGAGTTTGAATCTTTGAGTAGTCTTGCTAATCTGGCGTACAATAATCCTGATTTTGTTTTTCCGGAAATTAATTCGGAGTATAAAATAGAGTTCAAAAGTCTGAGTCATCCGTTATTAAATCCGGTGAGCAGGGTAGGGAATGATACGCATTTTTATCCGGAATCGTTTATGATTTTAACCGGTTCAAATATGTCCGGAAAAAGTACTTTTATAAGAAGTCTTGGTATTAATATGGTTTTAGGCGGAATAGGTTCAGTTGTTTGTGCTTCAGAGGCTAAAATTCATCCACTTCCAGTTTTAGTTTCGATGCGATTATCAGATTCTTTAGCGGATAGTGAATCGTACTTTTTTGCAGAAATCAAACGTTTAAAACAAATTATGGATGCTTTAGAAGAGAAACCGGCTTTTGTTTTACTGGATGAGATTTTAAGAGGAACCAACTCTGATGACAAAAGGAACGGAACTATCGAAGTGGTTAAAAAGGTGATTGCTAAAAAGGCAATCGGTGCCATCGCAACCCATGATATTGAGGTTTGCTTAACAACGAATGAATATCCAGAAACTTTGACCAACCAATGTTTTGAGGTAGAAATTAAAGATAACGATTTACATTTTGATTATAAACTCCGAGAAGGAATTTGTAAAAATAAAAGTGCCACTTTCCTGATGCAGAAGATGGGGGTTATCTAG
- a CDS encoding TonB-dependent siderophore receptor, whose protein sequence is MKYILLFSLSFLSFAAYSQDYSNNDTASAINDTVKNKKGEILNEVIVTKSKEPKPVTAVRSGLKPMDNPQTVQVINSEVIEQQQAIRLSEVIKNANGVYVSSARGGAQESFYSRGYDMSSNNMFKNGFRYNAGSIPDVSGLDKVEFLKGGSALLFGNVAPGGILNLVTKTPLFTKGGEISMQMGSYTYYKPSVDFYGPLSKSIAFRINGSYENSESFRDVVKNERLYFNPSLLFFINPKTQITVQGDYLTADWTPDFGTGIIGKNILDIPRNTYFGALWSNGNTKSSSASVLLNHDFNKNWKLSFNSSYQTYDRTQKSTAQMSNLDDPIVYPAYGKWNRGLVQNKNLEQILGDQLSLQGTFNTGKIKHQLFTGVDWENSFVTAYTYAFSEKAVKVRQFDGTYKNDPTLYDTIDLFNFDPSTQRTDIPNGRATQILKTDTNRFGAYFQDLISVTSQIKVLVGLRWSWQEAEVSTYKETLTSGVQTVSPEKAIPTVAEKRLDNAFSPKIGLVYQPLTDMSLFASYSSSFTPNTGNTFNNEALDPSIIDQYEAGIKTDFWKGVLSTNITLYQITNDNLVQTAAFKADGITPNTDQNLKILSGGTKSKGVEIDVTARPLEGLSIIAGYSYNDMRYTKTSGKEGSFVEGDRLARTPKNTANLSFFYTVPTGILKGLSVGAVGNYIGDRIGGWNNLYYYETIFNPVTGLPFIDLTDPTKPKPLKSTTLTIQDREIPLEGYATVDVSAGYNWKKISVLCKLSNITNELNYTVHENYSVNPIAPRQVMVSLKYKL, encoded by the coding sequence ATGAAATATATTTTACTTTTCAGTTTATCATTTCTAAGTTTTGCTGCTTATAGTCAGGATTATTCAAATAACGATACTGCATCTGCAATTAATGATACTGTAAAAAACAAAAAGGGTGAAATACTGAATGAAGTTATTGTTACCAAAAGTAAAGAACCAAAACCTGTAACAGCAGTTCGTTCCGGATTAAAGCCAATGGATAATCCTCAAACCGTACAGGTTATTAATTCTGAAGTTATCGAACAACAACAAGCTATTAGGTTGAGTGAAGTTATAAAAAATGCCAATGGTGTTTATGTGAGTTCTGCTCGTGGAGGTGCACAAGAATCTTTTTACTCAAGAGGATACGATATGTCTTCCAATAATATGTTTAAAAATGGTTTTCGTTATAACGCCGGTTCTATACCTGATGTTTCTGGTTTAGACAAAGTTGAATTCTTAAAAGGCGGCTCCGCTTTATTATTTGGAAATGTAGCTCCCGGTGGAATTTTAAACCTTGTAACCAAAACACCTTTATTTACAAAAGGTGGTGAAATCTCAATGCAAATGGGAAGCTATACCTATTACAAACCGTCCGTTGATTTTTACGGTCCTCTTAGTAAATCAATTGCTTTTAGAATTAATGGTTCTTATGAAAATTCAGAAAGCTTTAGGGATGTAGTAAAAAACGAACGTTTGTATTTTAACCCGTCTTTATTGTTTTTCATCAATCCAAAAACACAAATTACAGTACAGGGAGATTATTTGACAGCTGACTGGACTCCTGATTTTGGAACTGGAATTATTGGAAAAAATATTTTGGATATACCTCGTAACACCTATTTTGGAGCACTTTGGTCAAATGGAAATACAAAATCTTCTAGTGCATCTGTATTGCTGAACCATGATTTTAACAAAAACTGGAAACTAAGCTTCAATAGCTCATACCAAACTTACGACAGAACTCAAAAGTCAACAGCTCAAATGTCTAATTTAGACGATCCTATAGTATACCCTGCTTATGGTAAATGGAATAGAGGATTAGTTCAAAATAAAAACTTAGAACAAATTCTTGGAGATCAATTGAGTTTACAAGGAACTTTTAATACAGGAAAAATCAAACATCAATTATTTACTGGCGTAGACTGGGAAAATTCATTCGTGACAGCTTACACTTATGCTTTCAGTGAAAAAGCTGTAAAGGTTAGACAATTTGACGGTACATATAAAAATGATCCTACTCTTTATGATACTATTGATCTTTTTAATTTTGATCCTTCAACACAAAGAACCGATATTCCTAATGGCAGAGCTACTCAAATTTTAAAAACAGATACGAATCGTTTTGGAGCGTATTTTCAGGATTTAATTTCAGTTACCAGTCAAATAAAAGTTTTAGTCGGTCTTCGTTGGTCTTGGCAGGAAGCAGAAGTTTCAACTTATAAAGAAACATTAACAAGTGGAGTTCAAACAGTATCTCCTGAAAAAGCTATTCCTACAGTTGCAGAAAAAAGATTAGACAATGCTTTCTCTCCAAAAATTGGCTTAGTATATCAACCACTAACAGATATGTCTTTATTTGCAAGTTATTCAAGCTCATTTACCCCAAATACAGGAAACACATTTAATAATGAAGCTCTTGATCCTTCTATTATAGATCAATACGAAGCTGGTATTAAAACAGATTTTTGGAAAGGAGTATTAAGTACAAACATAACCCTATATCAAATTACAAATGACAATTTAGTTCAAACTGCCGCATTTAAAGCAGATGGTATTACTCCAAATACTGATCAGAACTTGAAAATTTTAAGCGGAGGAACAAAAAGCAAAGGAGTAGAAATTGATGTTACAGCCAGACCTCTTGAAGGTTTAAGTATCATTGCAGGATATAGTTACAATGATATGCGTTACACAAAAACATCTGGAAAAGAAGGAAGTTTTGTTGAAGGAGATCGTCTTGCAAGAACACCAAAGAACACAGCTAATTTAAGTTTTTTCTATACAGTGCCAACAGGTATTTTAAAAGGATTATCAGTGGGAGCAGTCGGGAATTATATTGGTGACCGAATTGGTGGATGGAATAATTTATACTATTATGAGACAATCTTTAACCCCGTTACAGGTTTACCATTTATTGATCTAACAGACCCAACAAAACCAAAGCCTTTAAAATCAACAACTCTGACAATCCAAGATAGAGAAATTCCTTTAGAAGGTTATGCTACAGTTGATGTTTCAGCAGGATATAATTGGAAAAAAATATCAGTTTTATGCAAACTATCAAATATTACAAATGAACTGAATTATACAGTACACGAAAATTACAGTGTAAATCCAATTGCTCCCCGTCAGGTAATGGTTAGTCTGAAATACAAATTATAA
- a CDS encoding helix-turn-helix domain-containing protein: MSTNIKITRICEFCQNEFTAKTTKTQYCSLKCSSRAYKARTRKSKIEESNRQTEIARHPQLEAVKTKDFLSVNQASLLFGISKRTIYRIISRGELDVAKFGARTVIRKCDMDAFFSIPLEEALLRPVQEFPGLENCYTITQIQQKFGISPGALYMLIQRQGIAKYSIGKFNYVAKKDIDIIFNVREK; the protein is encoded by the coding sequence ATGAGTACGAACATTAAGATTACCCGAATCTGCGAATTCTGCCAAAATGAATTCACGGCCAAGACAACAAAAACACAGTATTGCTCGCTAAAATGCAGCAGCAGAGCCTACAAAGCAAGGACAAGAAAGTCTAAAATTGAGGAAAGCAACAGACAGACAGAAATTGCCCGGCATCCACAACTTGAAGCTGTAAAAACAAAAGATTTTCTGAGCGTTAATCAGGCCAGCCTTTTGTTTGGAATTAGCAAAAGGACAATTTACAGAATCATTTCCAGAGGAGAGCTCGATGTAGCCAAATTTGGAGCAAGGACGGTTATTCGAAAATGCGATATGGATGCTTTCTTTTCCATTCCACTGGAAGAGGCATTACTGCGTCCAGTTCAGGAATTCCCGGGATTAGAGAACTGTTATACTATTACGCAGATACAACAGAAGTTTGGCATATCGCCAGGGGCTCTCTATATGCTGATTCAGCGTCAGGGAATAGCCAAATATTCCATAGGGAAGTTTAATTATGTTGCGAAGAAAGATATTGATATTATATTTAATGTAAGAGAAAAATGA
- a CDS encoding HIT family protein, with the protein MPSPVSECLYCQNNETLHQLMIKVADLKVSQLFLFKEQSYTGRLNVVYKDHAVEFYELSDEQRNLFMEDVATTAKAIAKAFNPDKINYGAFSDTLSHLHMHIVPKYKDGYGFGSVFEMNPQKTYLSDTEYDAVIAKIKANL; encoded by the coding sequence ATGCCTAGTCCAGTTTCAGAATGCCTGTATTGCCAAAACAATGAAACCTTACACCAATTAATGATCAAAGTTGCAGATCTAAAGGTATCGCAGCTTTTTCTTTTTAAAGAACAATCATATACAGGCCGTTTAAATGTAGTTTACAAAGATCACGCAGTTGAATTTTATGAATTAAGTGATGAACAGCGCAATTTATTTATGGAAGATGTTGCTACAACAGCAAAAGCTATTGCAAAAGCATTTAATCCTGATAAAATCAATTACGGTGCTTTTAGTGACACTTTATCGCATTTGCACATGCACATTGTGCCGAAATACAAAGATGGTTATGGATTTGGAAGTGTTTTTGAAATGAACCCTCAAAAAACCTATTTATCTGATACGGAATATGATGCTGTTATAGCAAAAATTAAAGCCAATTTGTAA
- a CDS encoding universal stress protein, with protein sequence MKKIIFPTDFSEAATNAFVHALEFAKVVNAELVLLHTFEIPVYDSQFFPENYAAIYSSIELANFEMFKDEIPKLKTIAMERNLEEIVIKHRLMDGDLLYNLKNAVEEEKADFVIMGTNGISDWTTFFTGSNTSSVISGVDVPVLCVPIDAKFKKIKVIGFTTRYREKDKKELRKVLKIAKKTNAKVRSLYVKTSESDVAAETIKEWEVEFANENVEFLVLPSDDVKETILDFVLYKDVDVLTTITHKRSFFESLFTSSFSKKITKEVSIPVLIMHND encoded by the coding sequence ATGAAAAAGATAATATTCCCGACCGATTTTTCTGAAGCAGCAACAAATGCATTTGTACATGCGTTAGAGTTTGCCAAAGTCGTAAACGCCGAACTTGTTCTACTGCATACCTTCGAAATTCCCGTATATGACAGCCAGTTTTTTCCTGAAAATTATGCCGCTATCTACAGTTCTATAGAGCTGGCTAATTTTGAGATGTTTAAGGATGAGATTCCTAAACTGAAAACTATTGCAATGGAAAGAAATTTAGAAGAAATTGTTATCAAGCATCGTTTGATGGATGGTGATTTGCTTTATAACTTAAAAAATGCTGTAGAAGAGGAAAAAGCAGATTTTGTTATTATGGGTACAAACGGAATTTCTGACTGGACTACTTTTTTTACAGGCTCTAATACAAGTTCGGTCATTTCAGGTGTAGATGTTCCGGTTTTATGTGTGCCGATAGATGCTAAATTCAAAAAAATAAAAGTGATTGGATTTACGACCCGTTATCGCGAAAAAGATAAAAAAGAATTGAGAAAGGTATTGAAAATTGCTAAAAAAACGAATGCTAAAGTCCGAAGCTTGTACGTAAAAACCTCTGAATCTGATGTGGCTGCCGAAACCATTAAAGAATGGGAAGTTGAGTTTGCCAATGAAAATGTAGAATTTTTAGTATTGCCAAGTGATGATGTTAAAGAGACCATACTTGACTTTGTACTGTACAAAGATGTTGACGTTTTGACAACTATTACGCATAAAAGATCTTTTTTTGAAAGTCTTTTTACTTCCAGTTTTAGTAAAAAAATAACAAAAGAAGTTTCTATTCCGGTTTTAATAATGCATAATGACTAA
- the mnmE gene encoding tRNA uridine-5-carboxymethylaminomethyl(34) synthesis GTPase MnmE, whose translation MIHQDSIVALATPSGAGAIAIIRISGAEAISIGNSVFKSVKNKDLTKQKTHTLHLGHIVDDSKTLDEVLVSVFKGPNSYTGEDTIEISCHGSTYIQQQIIQLLLRKGCRMADAGEFTLRAFLNGKLDLSQAEAVADLISSDNEASHQIAMQQMRGGFSNEIAKLREELLNFASLIELELDFAEEDVEFADRTQFNELLNRIEFVLKRLIDSFAVGNVIKNGIPVAIVGEPNVGKSTLLNALLNEERAIVSDIAGTTRDTIEDELVIGGIAFRFIDTAGIRETKDVVESIGIKKTFEKIDQAQVVIYLFDGLKFKSSSSEFINEIEQIKNKYPLKPLLIVVNKKDILSGEDALNISAKLENLNAKLLLLSAKNKIGIDELKNELLSFVNTGALRNNETIITNTRHYDSLLKALDEIQKVKFGLESNLSSDLIALDIKEALYQFGLITGQVSNDELLGNIFANFCIGK comes from the coding sequence ATGATACATCAAGATTCTATAGTCGCCCTGGCTACTCCATCCGGAGCAGGTGCTATTGCCATAATTCGTATTTCAGGTGCTGAAGCTATTTCTATTGGAAATTCAGTTTTTAAATCTGTAAAAAACAAAGATTTAACAAAGCAAAAAACACATACACTGCATTTAGGCCACATTGTCGATGATTCAAAAACTTTGGATGAAGTGCTGGTATCTGTTTTTAAAGGGCCTAATTCATACACAGGTGAGGATACTATCGAAATATCATGTCATGGTTCAACCTATATTCAGCAGCAAATCATTCAGTTATTATTGAGAAAAGGTTGCCGAATGGCCGATGCGGGTGAGTTTACACTGAGAGCTTTCCTGAACGGAAAACTGGATTTATCTCAGGCAGAAGCCGTTGCCGATTTGATTTCGTCTGATAACGAAGCCTCACATCAAATTGCCATGCAGCAAATGCGTGGCGGTTTTAGTAATGAAATTGCAAAATTACGGGAAGAGCTTCTGAATTTTGCATCGTTGATTGAACTGGAATTGGATTTTGCCGAAGAAGATGTTGAATTTGCTGACCGGACACAATTTAACGAATTATTAAACCGAATTGAATTTGTTTTAAAAAGATTAATTGATTCATTTGCCGTTGGGAACGTTATTAAAAACGGAATTCCGGTTGCTATTGTTGGAGAACCAAATGTTGGCAAATCGACTTTATTAAATGCTTTACTAAACGAAGAGCGCGCAATTGTGTCTGATATTGCCGGAACAACCCGTGATACCATTGAAGATGAACTGGTGATTGGCGGAATCGCATTCAGATTTATCGATACTGCCGGAATTCGCGAAACAAAAGATGTTGTAGAAAGTATTGGAATCAAAAAAACATTTGAAAAAATTGATCAGGCGCAGGTTGTCATTTATTTATTTGATGGCTTGAAATTCAAATCATCCAGTTCAGAGTTTATAAATGAAATTGAACAGATTAAAAACAAATACCCTTTAAAACCTTTACTTATAGTTGTAAATAAAAAAGATATTTTATCCGGGGAGGATGCTTTAAACATTAGTGCCAAACTCGAAAACTTAAATGCGAAACTTTTATTACTATCTGCAAAAAACAAAATTGGTATCGACGAATTAAAGAATGAATTATTGTCATTTGTAAACACAGGAGCTTTACGTAATAATGAGACTATCATTACAAATACAAGACATTATGATTCTTTATTGAAAGCTTTGGATGAAATACAAAAAGTAAAATTTGGACTGGAAAGCAATCTTTCCAGCGACTTAATTGCACTGGATATAAAAGAAGCTTTGTACCAATTCGGGCTGATTACGGGTCAGGTCTCAAACGATGAATTATTAGGGAATATTTTCGCCAACTTTTGTATTGGAAAATAG